One part of the [Pantoea] beijingensis genome encodes these proteins:
- the metA gene encoding homoserine O-acetyltransferase MetA: protein MPIRVPDELPAVSFLRNENVFVMTSSRASTQEIRPLKVLVLNLMPKKIETENQFLRLLSNSPLQIDIQLLRIDCRESRNTPMEHLNNFYCDFEDIQNDNFDGLIVTGAPLGLVDFNDVAYWPQIQRVLHWANEHVTSTLFVCWAVQAALNILYGIPKQTRENKLSGVYEHRILHPHALLTRGFDDNFLAPHSRYADFPTQLLRDYTDLEIFAESEQTGAYLFASKDKRLAFVTGHPEYDALTLSGEYHRDYEAGLNPDVPFNYFPQNNPELPPRASWRSHGNLLFSNWLNYYVYQITPFDLRRMNPTLE from the coding sequence ATGCCAATCAGGGTACCCGATGAATTACCGGCCGTGAGTTTTCTGCGTAACGAGAATGTCTTCGTCATGACTTCTTCGCGCGCAAGCACTCAGGAAATTCGCCCGCTGAAGGTGCTGGTGCTGAATCTGATGCCAAAAAAGATTGAAACTGAGAATCAGTTTTTGCGTTTGCTTTCAAACTCCCCTCTGCAAATTGATATCCAGCTATTACGAATTGACTGCCGTGAATCGCGTAATACACCAATGGAGCATCTCAATAATTTCTACTGTGATTTTGAAGATATTCAGAATGATAATTTTGATGGGCTGATCGTAACTGGCGCACCGCTTGGACTAGTTGACTTTAATGATGTAGCGTACTGGCCACAAATTCAGCGGGTATTGCATTGGGCAAATGAACACGTAACCTCGACCCTGTTCGTTTGCTGGGCAGTACAGGCGGCGCTGAATATTCTTTATGGTATTCCGAAACAGACGCGGGAGAATAAGTTATCCGGTGTCTACGAACATCGAATTCTGCATCCGCATGCCCTGTTGACCCGTGGATTTGACGATAATTTTCTGGCGCCTCATTCGCGCTATGCCGATTTTCCCACCCAGCTGTTACGTGACTATACCGACCTCGAGATCTTTGCCGAATCGGAACAAACCGGCGCTTACCTGTTCGCCAGTAAGGATAAGCGGCTGGCATTTGTCACCGGGCATCCCGAGTATGATGCGCTGACTTTATCAGGTGAATACCATCGGGATTATGAGGCGGGGTTAAACCCTGATGTGCCATTTAATTATTTTCCGCAAAATAATCCTGAACTACCACCACGTGCCAGCTGGCGTAGCCATGGTAATCTGCTGTTTTCTAACTGGCTGAACTATTATGTTTATCAGATCACGCCGTTCGATCTGCGCCGTATGAATCCTACACTGGAATAA
- a CDS encoding DUF1481 domain-containing protein yields the protein MKYVLLVFAVILVGCSSHSPLPDFTASGYLADRGAVRIWRKENQQQVAHLMTVFSPFNGDATEITDYNWQNGKLVAVERHIRGGKPDDVTLRFDHDGSLSFMQRQLAGRREAVSNDAVDLYKFDAQRMLKVSDTLASGRVMLKQGHWLSDGTVKTCQGTVVKPRFENSDRQHILQRQSASRQTLSIAWLDAPEGTQLLLVADEDYCKWEPKEADF from the coding sequence ATGAAATACGTGCTCCTCGTTTTTGCTGTGATTCTTGTGGGCTGCAGCTCCCACTCTCCTTTGCCTGATTTCACTGCGAGTGGCTATCTTGCCGATCGTGGCGCTGTTCGCATATGGCGCAAAGAGAACCAGCAACAGGTTGCACATCTGATGACGGTCTTTAGCCCATTTAATGGTGATGCCACCGAAATAACCGATTACAACTGGCAGAATGGCAAACTGGTTGCGGTTGAGCGGCATATCCGAGGCGGCAAACCTGACGATGTTACATTGCGTTTCGACCATGACGGTAGCCTGAGCTTTATGCAGCGCCAGCTTGCGGGGCGCCGGGAAGCGGTTTCAAATGATGCCGTTGATCTATATAAATTCGATGCCCAACGTATGTTGAAAGTGAGTGATACGCTGGCTTCAGGTCGAGTAATGCTAAAACAGGGACACTGGTTATCCGATGGCACAGTAAAAACCTGCCAGGGAACCGTGGTCAAACCGCGTTTTGAAAACAGTGACAGACAGCATATCCTGCAGCGGCAGTCAGCATCGCGTCAGACACTAAGTATTGCCTGGCTGGACGCACCAGAAGGTACTCAGCTATTGCTGGTTGCGGATGAGGATTACTGTAAGTGGGAACCCAAAGAAGCTGACTTTTAG
- the metH gene encoding methionine synthase, whose translation MNNRIERLHQQLAKRIMVLDGAMGTMIQSYKLEENDFRGARFADWQSDLKGNNDLLVLTRPDVISAIHNAYLEAGADILETNTFNSTTIAMADYHMASLSAEINRVAAQLARACADEWTAKTPDRPRYVAGVLGPTNRTCSISPDVNDPAYRNVTFDQLVEAYRESTRALVEGGADLIMIETVFDTLNAKAAVFAVQTEFEALGVNLPLMISGTITDASGRTLSGQTTEAFYNALRHAQPLSFGLNCALGPDELRQYVAEMSRMAECYVTAHPNAGLPNAFGEYDLDAEIMAEQIGEWARAGFLNIVGGCCGTTPAHIAAIVDVVAGVTPRQVPDLPVACRLSGLEPLNITAESLFVNVGERTNVTGSAKFKRLIKEEKYNEALDVARQQVESGAQIIDINMDEGMLDAEAAMVRFLNLIAGEPDIARVPIMIDSSKWDVIEKGLKCIQGKGIVNSISMKEGVDTFIHHARLVRRYGAAVVVMAFDEAGQADTRERKTEICRRAYKILTEEVGFPPEDIIFDPNIFAVATGIEEHNNYAQDFIGACEDIKRELPHAMISGGVSNVSFSFRGNDPVREAIHAVFLYYAIRKGMDMGIVNAGQLAIYDDLSNELRDAVEDVVLNRRDDSTERLLELAEKYKGNKSSEESTKQQAEWRGWEVEQRLEYSLVKGITEFIEEDTEAARQKASRPIEVIEGPLMAGMNVVGDLFGEGKMFLPQVVKSARVMKQAVAYLEPYIEASKEKGQTNGKIVLATVKGDVHDIGKNIVGVVLQCNNYEIIDLGVMVPGEKILKTAREVNADIIGLSGLITPSLDEMVNVAKEMERQGFTIPLLIGGATTSKAHTAVKIEQNYSGPTVYVQNASRTVGVVSALLSATQYDDFVARTRKEYDTVRIQHARKKPRTPPITLQAARDNDLAFDWAQYTPPVAHRLGISKVEASIETLRHYIDWTPFFMTWSLAGKYPRILEDEVVGEEAKRLFIDANTMLDRLHAEGALNPRGVVGIFPANRVGDDIEIYQDESRAQVIKVSHHLRQQTEKTGFANYCLADFVAPKSSGKADYLGAFAVTGGLEEDTLAEAFDAQHDDYNKIMVKALADRLAEAFAEYLHERVRKVMWGYAANENLSNEELIRENYQGIRPAPGYPACPEHTEKAAIWQLLDVETHTGMRLTESFAMWPGAAVSGWYFSHPDSKYFAVAQLQRDQIEDYAVRKGMPVSEVERWLAPNLGYDAD comes from the coding sequence GTGAATAACAGAATAGAAAGGCTGCATCAGCAGCTCGCAAAACGCATCATGGTACTGGATGGTGCGATGGGCACTATGATCCAAAGTTATAAACTGGAAGAGAACGATTTTCGCGGTGCGCGCTTTGCGGACTGGCAGAGCGATCTGAAGGGGAATAATGATTTGTTGGTGCTCACCCGGCCTGATGTGATTAGTGCTATTCATAACGCTTATCTTGAAGCCGGCGCGGATATTCTGGAAACCAACACCTTCAACTCTACTACTATCGCGATGGCTGACTATCATATGGCGTCGTTATCAGCAGAGATTAATCGGGTTGCTGCACAGCTGGCACGCGCTTGTGCCGATGAGTGGACGGCCAAAACACCCGATCGCCCGCGCTATGTTGCCGGTGTGCTCGGTCCAACTAACCGTACCTGCTCTATCTCTCCGGATGTTAACGATCCGGCATATCGTAATGTCACATTTGATCAATTGGTTGAAGCATACCGCGAATCGACGCGTGCGTTGGTGGAGGGCGGGGCCGATCTAATCATGATTGAAACCGTGTTTGATACTCTGAACGCGAAGGCAGCGGTTTTTGCGGTACAGACCGAATTCGAAGCGCTGGGTGTGAATCTGCCTCTGATGATCTCTGGCACCATCACCGATGCGTCGGGACGTACACTTTCAGGTCAAACAACCGAAGCCTTTTATAACGCCTTACGGCACGCTCAACCGTTATCCTTTGGCCTTAACTGTGCGTTAGGTCCGGATGAATTGCGTCAATACGTCGCTGAAATGTCACGTATGGCGGAATGCTATGTTACAGCCCATCCGAATGCAGGATTGCCTAATGCCTTTGGTGAGTACGATCTTGATGCTGAGATCATGGCCGAACAGATTGGTGAATGGGCACGCGCGGGGTTTCTTAACATTGTTGGCGGCTGCTGCGGCACCACACCAGCACATATTGCCGCTATTGTGGATGTGGTGGCCGGCGTTACGCCGCGTCAGGTGCCTGATCTGCCAGTAGCTTGCCGTCTTTCAGGTCTGGAACCTCTTAATATCACCGCTGAATCATTATTTGTTAACGTCGGTGAGCGTACCAATGTCACCGGATCTGCGAAATTTAAGCGGCTGATTAAGGAAGAAAAATATAATGAAGCGTTGGATGTTGCGCGTCAGCAGGTAGAAAGTGGCGCGCAGATCATCGACATCAATATGGATGAAGGAATGCTGGATGCGGAAGCGGCAATGGTGCGCTTTCTTAATCTGATTGCTGGTGAACCGGATATTGCCCGCGTCCCGATCATGATTGACTCTTCTAAATGGGATGTGATCGAAAAAGGACTGAAGTGCATCCAGGGTAAAGGCATCGTTAACTCCATCTCAATGAAAGAGGGTGTTGACACATTTATTCATCATGCGCGGCTGGTTCGTCGTTATGGTGCCGCCGTGGTCGTGATGGCCTTTGATGAGGCCGGGCAGGCGGATACGCGCGAGCGGAAAACCGAAATCTGCCGGCGTGCCTATAAAATTCTGACCGAAGAAGTGGGGTTCCCACCTGAAGATATTATTTTTGACCCAAATATCTTCGCGGTGGCAACCGGTATCGAAGAGCATAACAATTATGCACAGGACTTTATCGGTGCCTGTGAGGATATTAAACGCGAACTGCCTCACGCGATGATTTCGGGCGGCGTCTCGAACGTTTCTTTCTCGTTTCGGGGTAATGACCCGGTGCGCGAGGCGATCCATGCGGTGTTCCTCTACTATGCCATCCGTAAAGGGATGGATATGGGGATCGTCAACGCCGGACAACTGGCGATTTATGATGATTTGTCCAATGAGCTGCGTGATGCTGTCGAAGATGTGGTGCTCAATCGCCGGGATGACAGCACCGAACGCCTGCTTGAGCTTGCGGAAAAATATAAGGGCAATAAATCCAGTGAAGAGAGTACCAAACAGCAGGCTGAATGGCGTGGCTGGGAGGTAGAACAACGTCTGGAATATTCTCTGGTAAAAGGGATTACCGAGTTTATTGAAGAAGATACCGAAGCGGCTCGCCAAAAAGCATCTCGTCCTATTGAGGTCATCGAAGGCCCGCTAATGGCGGGGATGAACGTGGTCGGTGACCTGTTTGGTGAAGGTAAAATGTTTCTGCCCCAAGTGGTCAAGTCAGCACGGGTTATGAAGCAGGCGGTGGCATATCTGGAACCTTATATCGAAGCCAGTAAAGAGAAAGGCCAAACTAACGGTAAAATCGTGCTGGCGACGGTAAAAGGTGATGTGCACGATATCGGTAAAAATATCGTGGGTGTGGTATTGCAATGTAACAACTACGAGATCATTGACCTTGGCGTTATGGTGCCGGGCGAGAAGATTTTGAAAACTGCACGTGAGGTAAACGCGGATATCATCGGCCTTTCCGGGTTGATCACGCCGTCACTGGATGAGATGGTCAATGTGGCGAAAGAGATGGAGCGTCAGGGCTTCACCATTCCGTTATTAATCGGTGGCGCAACCACATCGAAAGCACACACGGCGGTGAAAATCGAACAGAACTACAGTGGTCCGACGGTTTATGTACAAAACGCTTCGCGTACTGTAGGTGTTGTGTCTGCGCTGCTGTCAGCAACACAGTATGATGACTTCGTTGCCCGCACCCGTAAAGAGTATGACACCGTACGGATACAGCACGCCCGTAAAAAACCGCGTACGCCACCGATTACTTTGCAGGCCGCGCGTGATAACGATCTGGCATTCGACTGGGCGCAGTACACGCCACCGGTCGCGCATCGTTTAGGCATCAGCAAGGTTGAGGCCAGTATTGAAACATTACGCCATTATATCGACTGGACGCCATTTTTTATGACCTGGTCATTGGCCGGTAAATACCCACGAATCCTTGAGGATGAGGTTGTTGGCGAAGAGGCGAAGCGACTTTTTATTGATGCTAATACGATGCTGGATCGTTTACACGCAGAAGGTGCCTTAAACCCTCGTGGCGTGGTCGGTATTTTTCCGGCTAACCGCGTAGGCGATGATATCGAAATCTATCAAGATGAATCGCGGGCTCAGGTTATAAAAGTGAGTCATCACTTACGCCAGCAAACAGAGAAAACAGGATTTGCCAATTATTGTCTTGCCGATTTTGTCGCGCCGAAATCCAGTGGCAAAGCCGATTATTTGGGGGCATTTGCGGTAACTGGCGGTCTTGAAGAAGACACGCTGGCAGAGGCTTTTGATGCACAACATGATGATTATAATAAAATCATGGTTAAAGCCCTGGCAGATCGCTTAGCGGAAGCCTTTGCCGAGTATCTGCACGAGCGTGTGCGTAAAGTCATGTGGGGTTATGCTGCTAATGAAAACCTCAGTAATGAAGAGCTGATTCGGGAAAATTATCAGGGAATCCGCCCGGCCCCTGGCTATCCCGCCTGCCCTGAGCATACGGAAAAAGCCGCCATCTGGCAGTTACTGGATGTTGAAACGCACACGGGCATGCGATTAACTGAGTCGTTTGCCATGTGGCCTGGCGCAGCGGTTTCCGGCTGGTATTTTAGCCATCCGGACAGTAAGTATTTCGCCGTCGCGCAGCTGCAGCGCGATCAGATTGAAGATTATGCTGTGCGTAAAGGCATGCCGGTAAGCGAGGTTGAGCGCTGGTTGGCACCAAACCTGGGCTATGATGCGGATTAA
- the tnpA gene encoding IS200/IS605 family transposase: MGLYRSSSHVYWRCKYHIVWTPKYRFRILRDKLGKELYRTIYILCGIKDCEVLELNVQPDHVHLVVIIPPKISISTPMGHLKGRSAIRLYNRFPHIRKKLWGNHFWSRGYFVDTVGVNEEIIRRYVRHQEKTEQTHEQQMELLE; this comes from the coding sequence ATGGGGCTTTACAGGAGTTCATCACATGTATATTGGCGTTGCAAATACCACATAGTCTGGACGCCTAAGTACCGTTTCAGGATCCTGAGAGATAAGCTGGGCAAGGAACTCTACAGGACAATCTACATTCTCTGCGGAATAAAGGATTGTGAGGTTCTGGAGTTAAATGTTCAGCCAGATCATGTACATCTAGTCGTAATCATCCCACCAAAAATCTCGATATCAACCCCGATGGGACATCTGAAAGGCCGTAGCGCGATCAGGCTCTACAATCGTTTTCCACACATAAGAAAGAAGCTATGGGGAAACCATTTTTGGTCCCGAGGCTACTTCGTCGATACGGTGGGAGTGAATGAAGAAATAATCAGAAGATATGTGAGGCATCAGGAGAAAACGGAACAAACGCATGAACAGCAGATGGAATTGCTAGAGTAG
- the hupA gene encoding nucleoid-associated protein HU-alpha, with translation MNKTQLIDVIADKADLSKTQAKAALESTLAAITESLKEGDAVQLVGFGTFKVNHRAERTGRNPQTGKEIKIAAANVPAFVSGKALKDAVK, from the coding sequence ATGAACAAGACTCAACTGATTGATGTAATTGCGGACAAAGCAGACCTGTCTAAGACCCAGGCTAAAGCTGCTCTGGAATCTACCCTGGCTGCGATTACTGAGTCTCTTAAAGAAGGTGATGCTGTACAACTGGTTGGTTTTGGTACTTTTAAAGTTAACCACCGTGCTGAGCGTACTGGCCGCAACCCGCAGACAGGCAAAGAGATCAAAATTGCTGCTGCGAACGTACCGGCATTTGTATCTGGTAAGGCACTGAAAGACGCTGTCAAGTAA
- the purD gene encoding phosphoribosylamine--glycine ligase, whose translation MKILVIGNGGREHALAWKASLSPLADTVFVAPGNAGTALEPALQNVAISATDIPALLDFALNEKIDLTIVGPEAPLVIGVVDTFRAAGLKIFGPTQAAAQLEGSKAFTKDFLARHHIPTAEYQNFTEVEPALAWVRAKGAPIVIKADGLAAGKGVIVAMTLQEAEDAIQDMLAGNAFGDAGHRIVIEEFLDGEEASFIVMVDGENVLPMATSQDHKRVGDGDTGPNTGGMGAYSPAPVVTDEIHQRVMDEVIWPTVRGMAAEGNVYTGFLYAGLMIDSNNQPKVIEFNCRFGDPETQPIMLRLQSDLVELCLAGCEGKLDQKVSKWDPRPSLGVVLAAGGYPGDYNTGDTIHGLPLEEVPDGKVFHAGTKMQDDLVVTNGGRVLCVTALGEDVAAAQKHAYALMQPISWKGSFCRRDIGYRAINRK comes from the coding sequence ATGAAAATTTTAGTTATCGGTAATGGCGGGCGCGAGCATGCGCTGGCCTGGAAAGCCTCGCTGTCGCCTCTGGCAGATACCGTGTTTGTGGCACCGGGCAATGCCGGCACGGCTCTGGAGCCCGCGCTGCAAAACGTGGCGATTAGCGCCACTGACATTCCAGCACTGCTGGACTTCGCACTGAATGAGAAAATCGATCTGACGATTGTTGGGCCGGAAGCGCCACTGGTCATTGGCGTCGTCGATACCTTCCGTGCTGCCGGCCTGAAGATTTTTGGCCCGACACAAGCTGCCGCACAGCTTGAAGGTTCGAAAGCCTTTACCAAAGATTTCCTCGCACGTCATCACATCCCGACAGCGGAATATCAAAATTTTACCGAGGTTGAGCCTGCACTGGCTTGGGTTCGTGCAAAAGGTGCGCCCATCGTCATCAAAGCCGATGGGCTGGCCGCGGGTAAAGGCGTGATCGTTGCCATGACACTGCAGGAAGCAGAAGACGCCATTCAGGATATGCTGGCAGGTAATGCCTTTGGTGACGCCGGCCACCGTATCGTGATAGAAGAATTCCTCGACGGGGAGGAAGCCAGTTTTATCGTGATGGTCGACGGTGAAAATGTATTGCCTATGGCCACCAGCCAGGACCATAAACGCGTAGGTGACGGCGATACCGGCCCTAATACGGGCGGAATGGGTGCTTATTCGCCTGCCCCCGTTGTCACCGATGAAATTCATCAGCGCGTGATGGATGAGGTGATCTGGCCGACCGTACGCGGTATGGCCGCGGAAGGGAATGTCTATACCGGCTTCCTGTATGCAGGCTTGATGATCGATAGTAACAATCAGCCCAAAGTGATTGAGTTCAACTGCCGCTTTGGCGATCCCGAAACGCAACCGATCATGCTGCGACTCCAGTCCGATCTGGTGGAACTTTGTCTGGCTGGCTGCGAAGGTAAGCTGGACCAAAAAGTGTCAAAATGGGATCCCCGCCCTTCTCTTGGCGTCGTGCTGGCTGCGGGCGGCTATCCGGGCGATTACAACACCGGCGATACCATACACGGTCTGCCGCTTGAAGAAGTGCCTGACGGGAAAGTTTTTCACGCGGGTACTAAAATGCAAGATGACCTTGTGGTAACAAATGGGGGCCGCGTGCTGTGCGTTACCGCGCTTGGCGAGGATGTCGCCGCCGCACAAAAACACGCCTATGCGCTTATGCAGCCTATCTCCTGGAAAGGCAGTTTCTGCCGCCGCGATATTGGCTACCGCGCGATTAATCGCAAGTAA
- the purH gene encoding bifunctional phosphoribosylaminoimidazolecarboxamide formyltransferase/IMP cyclohydrolase: MQQPRPVRRALLSVSDKAGILEFAQALSSRGVELLSTGGTARLLADAGLPVTEVSDYTGFPEMMDGRVKTLHPKVHGGILGRRGQDDAIMAEHSISPIDMVVVNLYPFAQTVAREGCSLEDAVENIDIGGPTMVRSAAKNHKDVAIVVKSNDYHAIINEMDTHANGLTLETRFDLAIKAFEHTAAYDSMIANYFGSLVPAYHGETNQPAGRFPRTLNLNFIKKQDMRYGENSHQDAAFYIEENPGEASVATAQQVQGKALSYNNIADTDAALECVKEFDEPACVIVKHANPCGVAVGESLLDAYDRAYKTDPTSSFGGIIAFNRELDEATAQAIISRQFVEVIIAPSASTAALKITATKQNVRVLTCGQWQQRQSGLDFKRVNGGLLVQDRDLGMVTAGQLRVVSQRQPTEQELRDALFCWKVAKFVKSNAIVYARDNMTVGIGAGQMSRVYSAKIAGIKAADEGLAVEGCAMASDAFFPFRDGIDAAAAVGVSCVIQPGGSIRDDEVIAAADEHGIAMIFTDMRHFRH, encoded by the coding sequence ATGCAACAACCTCGTCCTGTACGCCGCGCGCTGCTCAGCGTGTCTGACAAAGCCGGTATCCTCGAATTCGCTCAGGCACTCTCAAGCCGTGGTGTGGAACTGCTTTCTACCGGCGGTACTGCACGTCTGCTGGCTGATGCTGGTCTGCCCGTGACGGAAGTCTCTGACTATACCGGTTTCCCGGAGATGATGGATGGCCGCGTAAAAACACTACATCCGAAAGTGCATGGCGGTATTTTAGGGCGGCGCGGCCAGGATGACGCCATTATGGCAGAACACAGCATCTCTCCGATTGATATGGTCGTCGTTAACCTCTATCCCTTTGCCCAGACGGTCGCCCGCGAAGGATGCTCTTTAGAGGACGCGGTTGAAAATATTGATATCGGCGGCCCAACGATGGTCCGTTCTGCGGCAAAGAACCATAAAGACGTTGCGATTGTTGTAAAAAGTAATGATTACCACGCCATCATTAACGAGATGGATACACACGCCAACGGACTGACGCTTGAGACGCGTTTTGATCTGGCGATCAAGGCGTTCGAGCATACTGCCGCCTATGACAGTATGATTGCTAACTACTTCGGTAGTCTGGTTCCCGCTTATCATGGCGAAACCAATCAACCAGCCGGACGCTTCCCACGTACGCTGAATCTCAACTTTATTAAGAAGCAGGATATGCGCTACGGTGAAAATAGCCATCAGGATGCTGCCTTCTATATAGAAGAGAATCCAGGAGAAGCCTCTGTAGCAACTGCACAGCAAGTCCAGGGTAAGGCACTCTCTTACAATAATATCGCCGATACCGATGCCGCTCTCGAGTGCGTTAAAGAGTTTGACGAACCCGCCTGCGTTATCGTAAAGCATGCTAACCCCTGCGGCGTTGCCGTTGGCGAGAGTCTGCTTGATGCTTACGATCGCGCCTATAAAACCGATCCAACCTCTTCCTTTGGCGGCATTATTGCCTTTAACCGCGAACTGGACGAAGCCACAGCGCAAGCCATTATCAGCCGTCAGTTTGTTGAGGTAATCATTGCGCCTTCTGCCAGCACAGCCGCGCTGAAAATCACCGCGACCAAACAAAATGTGCGTGTCTTGACCTGTGGGCAATGGCAGCAACGTCAGTCAGGTCTGGATTTCAAACGTGTTAACGGTGGTCTGTTGGTTCAAGACCGTGATTTAGGTATGGTCACTGCCGGACAGCTGCGCGTGGTCAGTCAGCGTCAACCTACAGAGCAAGAATTACGTGATGCGCTATTCTGCTGGAAAGTGGCGAAGTTTGTTAAGTCTAATGCCATTGTCTACGCACGTGACAATATGACCGTGGGTATTGGCGCTGGCCAAATGAGCCGCGTCTACTCAGCCAAAATCGCCGGCATTAAAGCGGCAGACGAAGGACTGGCAGTCGAAGGCTGTGCGATGGCCTCCGATGCGTTCTTCCCGTTCCGTGACGGTATTGATGCCGCCGCCGCCGTGGGTGTGAGCTGTGTTATCCAGCCAGGCGGATCCATTCGTGACGATGAAGTTATCGCCGCGGCTGATGAGCATGGTATCGCTATGATCTTTACCGACATGCGTCATTTCCGCCATTAA
- a CDS encoding porin, with protein MDARAEITLLQQDRENPDWLSRLNFTVGGSIRPQFNNMTGDGDKGSYKRNGFDGGTRFRFAADYYLRDGVSWYTYYEVGVNIPAVFDWDNHYAPGASNTQKRMLYTGFKSDELGMLTIGQQNSVYYDTVGAKTDIWDYDMLGQAPGNGVNGDYDGSYRARKQIKFKNTYGKADVYGAWLLPDSELSSADGVHYRRKGGGSLGVDYHLTKDLSWGAAWNETRAVVKHPGLGDDKKYDQHILGSALSWKPDNWTFSFGGGWYKNFLRTQVRQTNNYFAGDAWGIEYFAGYTIPVAYTGLQSVRPYVMGDRLEYTTGRNYQRIDNGLGITFKFDYGFRIDYEHVFTSSTDNLGDMNLVRLLYDF; from the coding sequence ATGGATGCCCGCGCGGAGATCACTTTATTACAGCAAGACCGTGAAAATCCGGATTGGCTCAGCCGGCTTAATTTCACTGTTGGTGGGAGTATTCGCCCACAATTTAACAACATGACTGGCGATGGCGATAAAGGATCCTATAAACGTAATGGTTTTGACGGAGGAACGCGTTTCCGCTTTGCCGCAGACTACTACCTGCGTGATGGCGTAAGTTGGTACACCTACTATGAAGTTGGAGTGAATATTCCGGCAGTTTTCGACTGGGACAACCACTATGCCCCGGGAGCCTCGAATACTCAGAAACGCATGCTCTACACTGGCTTCAAAAGTGATGAGCTGGGTATGCTCACCATTGGCCAGCAGAATAGTGTTTATTACGATACCGTTGGGGCAAAAACCGATATTTGGGATTACGACATGCTAGGTCAGGCGCCAGGCAATGGTGTTAATGGCGACTATGATGGTTCGTATCGTGCTCGTAAACAAATCAAATTCAAAAACACGTACGGCAAAGCTGACGTCTACGGCGCCTGGCTGCTGCCTGATAGCGAACTTTCATCGGCAGATGGCGTGCACTATCGCCGTAAAGGTGGTGGTTCTCTCGGTGTCGATTACCACCTGACGAAAGATCTCAGTTGGGGGGCTGCCTGGAATGAAACGCGTGCAGTGGTTAAGCATCCGGGCTTAGGTGATGATAAGAAATACGATCAGCACATTCTGGGATCGGCTCTTAGCTGGAAGCCAGATAACTGGACTTTTTCTTTTGGCGGGGGCTGGTACAAGAACTTCCTGAGAACGCAGGTGCGCCAGACAAACAACTACTTTGCTGGGGATGCCTGGGGCATAGAATATTTTGCGGGTTACACTATTCCGGTTGCTTATACAGGTCTGCAATCGGTGCGGCCTTATGTGATGGGCGACCGCTTAGAATATACGACTGGACGTAATTATCAGCGTATTGATAACGGTCTCGGTATTACCTTCAAGTTTGATTATGGCTTCCGTATAGATTACGAACATGTCTTTACTTCCAGCACGGACAACTTAGGGGATATGAATCTCGTCAGACTGCTCTACGACTTCTGA